Part of the Chloroflexia bacterium SDU3-3 genome, TCATGCGAATCGTGCGCGATGCCGAGGGCCGGGTCGGCTACGACCCGACCGGCAAACGCGCAGGGCGTGGCGCATACCTCTGCCACGACCCGGCCTGCTGGGAACTCGCGCTCAAGCGCGGCGCACTCGCCCGTGCCCTGCGCGTCGATTCTATTCAGCAGGAAGACTTGGAAGCGCTGCAAGCACTGGCAAAACGTGTCACCGCAGAGACGCGGGACAGCGAGCCACAGCAGGCAGCGGGGGGATAGATTGGGGGGCGTTCGCTGGAACGCCCCTTCGTACACTCACTGCACCTTGGTATGTGAGCGTTCACAGGCCGCTACAGATAGCGAGATTGGGCAGCCAGCAGGCGGCGCGCGAGCCGCCAACCAGCTGAAGCACGCTAA contains:
- a CDS encoding YlxR family protein, encoding MAKQKAPRQKHIPQRTCIACRQTDAKRGLMRIVRDAEGRVGYDPTGKRAGRGAYLCHDPACWELALKRGALARALRVDSIQQEDLEALQALAKRVTAETRDSEPQQAAGG